In Devosia chinhatensis, the following are encoded in one genomic region:
- a CDS encoding ABC transporter substrate-binding protein — MKMTPWRHAALMTTCLVALATPAYAQDQVSLVFRQFDPPTETAGLQEAINAWNASNPNIQVRMETMAGGDTLAQLAREVPAGAGPDIQHMAFVWTRDLARSNLLLELGPLIEAEAPGAGIDDFLALELATLDDKIYGMPWSADTFAMAYRPDLLEAAGVALPDTWEELATAAEALSVGNGQFGLCFPAGSSPDSGMWTLVNYYLWSNGATLVDETSPGTWEVVATAEDIAGAMTYFNNFFASGSAPESLITVNSWGDPELIGGLGRGDCAITFFPPQTFRAAQAQSEMPLLTGLIPAGSEKRISHLGGRALGINPNTKHPEEAWAFVRYLLSPETFKTYNQYPAQNSVLDALDFPENEQGFVQMLPLAQTFERYISSPIAVSSMTGLINREFGAVFSGQRSPEEASQVVLDELQTLLQRGKS, encoded by the coding sequence CGGAGACGGCAGGGCTTCAAGAAGCCATCAATGCCTGGAATGCCAGCAATCCCAATATCCAGGTCCGCATGGAAACCATGGCCGGTGGTGATACTCTTGCACAATTGGCGCGCGAAGTGCCGGCAGGCGCTGGTCCAGATATTCAGCACATGGCCTTCGTCTGGACCCGCGACCTGGCCAGGTCCAATCTGCTCCTCGAGCTCGGGCCGCTGATCGAGGCGGAGGCCCCGGGCGCGGGCATCGACGACTTCCTTGCGCTCGAATTGGCCACGCTCGACGACAAGATCTATGGCATGCCCTGGTCGGCCGACACATTCGCCATGGCGTACCGTCCCGATTTGCTGGAAGCTGCCGGCGTCGCCTTGCCCGATACCTGGGAAGAGCTTGCGACTGCGGCTGAGGCCCTCAGCGTCGGTAATGGTCAGTTCGGGCTTTGCTTCCCTGCGGGCAGTTCGCCAGACAGCGGCATGTGGACGCTGGTCAATTACTATCTCTGGTCAAATGGCGCGACGCTGGTCGACGAGACTTCGCCCGGCACCTGGGAAGTGGTGGCGACGGCCGAGGACATCGCCGGGGCCATGACCTATTTCAACAATTTCTTCGCCTCGGGAAGCGCGCCGGAGAGCCTGATCACCGTCAACAGCTGGGGTGACCCCGAACTGATCGGCGGCCTGGGCCGGGGCGATTGCGCCATCACCTTCTTCCCGCCGCAGACCTTCCGTGCCGCTCAGGCCCAGTCCGAAATGCCGCTCCTGACCGGCCTGATCCCCGCGGGCAGCGAAAAGCGGATCTCCCATCTTGGGGGGCGCGCTCTGGGCATCAACCCCAATACCAAGCATCCCGAAGAGGCCTGGGCTTTCGTGCGCTACCTGCTGAGCCCGGAAACCTTCAAGACCTACAATCAGTATCCGGCACAGAACTCTGTTCTGGACGCGCTCGATTTTCCGGAGAACGAGCAGGGTTTCGTGCAGATGCTGCCCTTGGCTCAGACCTTCGAGCGTTACATCTCCTCGCCAATTGCGGTGTCGAGCATGACCGGCCTGATCAACCGCGAATTTGGCGCGGTCTTCTCGGGGCAACGGTCGCCCGAAGAAGCCAGCCAGGTGGTCCTCGACGAGCTGCAGACCCTGCTCCAGCGCGGCAAATCCTGA
- a CDS encoding carbohydrate ABC transporter permease yields the protein MSVLPTSAPAEEPAQVLGKKLEPYLLVLPAMLILAFFFAGPAVYNIALAFQELSLFDLGREGTWVGFDNFAEVLTDPSTGQSLINTTLWLTIVTVVLRLILGLGLALLLNASVFSRWKLGWLVRSLILIPWVTPPVVAVAAWKWLLDARYGVVNQALMGLGLIEQGIPFLARTSTVWGAIETMLVWRELPFVVITILAALQSIPSELREAARIDGANEFQIQTRIVLPLLKPVLAVITLLTTIWTFNNFVYVWLATRGGPGDYTQVLATQMYTTSFVDYRMGAGAAVGVVMSLIMFAFALIYFFVIFREK from the coding sequence ATGTCCGTCCTCCCCACCAGCGCGCCGGCTGAAGAGCCGGCGCAAGTCCTGGGCAAAAAGCTCGAGCCCTACCTGCTCGTGCTCCCGGCCATGCTGATCCTGGCCTTCTTCTTCGCCGGCCCGGCAGTCTACAACATCGCTCTCGCCTTTCAGGAGCTGAGCCTGTTCGACCTCGGCCGGGAGGGGACATGGGTTGGCTTCGATAACTTTGCCGAGGTTCTCACAGATCCTTCGACAGGCCAGTCGCTGATCAACACCACCCTATGGCTGACGATCGTTACGGTCGTGCTCCGCCTAATCCTGGGACTGGGCCTGGCCCTTTTGCTCAATGCCAGCGTCTTCTCTCGCTGGAAACTGGGATGGCTGGTTCGGTCCCTCATCCTCATACCCTGGGTCACTCCGCCGGTCGTTGCCGTGGCGGCCTGGAAATGGCTGCTCGACGCCCGCTATGGCGTCGTCAACCAGGCCCTGATGGGGCTCGGGCTGATCGAGCAGGGCATTCCTTTTCTGGCGCGCACCTCCACGGTCTGGGGCGCCATCGAAACCATGCTCGTCTGGCGGGAACTGCCCTTTGTAGTGATCACTATCCTTGCGGCGTTGCAATCCATCCCCAGCGAGTTGCGGGAGGCCGCGCGCATCGACGGCGCGAACGAATTCCAGATCCAGACACGCATCGTCCTGCCGCTGCTCAAGCCCGTACTGGCCGTGATCACCTTGCTGACCACCATCTGGACCTTCAATAACTTCGTCTATGTCTGGCTGGCCACGCGTGGCGGGCCGGGCGACTACACGCAAGTCCTGGCCACGCAGATGTACACCACATCCTTCGTGGATTACCGCATGGGCGCGGGCGCGGCGGTGGGCGTTGTGATGAGCCTCATCATGTTCGCCTTCGCCCTCATCTACTTCTTCGTGATTTTCCGGGAAAAGTGA
- a CDS encoding carbohydrate ABC transporter permease yields the protein MAKDSINSHPVRDLLTVVFGVGLLLLLAFPFLWVVIISFRPESEIFTRTFQLITTFTLDNYATLLEGSPFPTYLRNSLFVCTIATVVAVGISMITAYGFSRNRRFTGRQTLLILVIATQLFPFVILITPLYATFFSLGMINNPLALVISYIAVNLPFCIYMLLGYLDTIPRDLDDAARIDGASTLQIIFRVILPVAWPGIVTVAVYAFVSAWDEFLFALTLMTSDENKTVPVGLAGFFGEYTTQWNLVMAASVISTLPTLIIFMFLQRKLVSDLSAGAVKT from the coding sequence ATGGCCAAGGATTCCATCAACAGCCATCCGGTCCGCGACCTCCTCACCGTGGTTTTCGGCGTCGGGCTGCTTCTTCTCCTGGCGTTCCCGTTCCTTTGGGTCGTGATCATCTCGTTCCGGCCGGAATCGGAGATTTTCACGCGCACCTTCCAGCTGATCACGACGTTCACGCTCGACAACTACGCCACCCTGCTGGAGGGTTCGCCGTTCCCGACCTATCTGCGCAACAGCCTTTTTGTCTGCACCATCGCCACGGTAGTGGCGGTTGGCATCTCCATGATCACTGCCTACGGCTTCTCACGGAACCGGCGGTTTACCGGGCGGCAGACCTTGCTGATCCTTGTAATTGCCACCCAGCTTTTCCCCTTCGTGATCCTGATCACTCCGCTCTATGCGACTTTCTTCTCGCTGGGCATGATCAACAACCCGCTGGCGCTGGTCATTTCCTATATCGCGGTCAATCTGCCGTTCTGCATCTATATGCTGCTGGGCTATCTCGATACGATTCCGCGCGATCTCGACGATGCCGCGCGCATCGACGGTGCCTCGACACTACAGATCATCTTCCGGGTGATCCTGCCGGTCGCCTGGCCGGGGATCGTTACCGTTGCCGTCTACGCCTTCGTTTCGGCATGGGACGAATTCCTCTTCGCCCTCACCCTCATGACCTCGGACGAGAACAAGACCGTTCCGGTCGGCCTTGCCGGCTTTTTCGGCGAGTACACCACGCAATGGAACCTGGTCATGGCCGCCTCGGTCATCTCGACCCTGCCCACCCTCATCATCTTCATGTTCCTGCAGCGCAAGCTCGTGTCCGACCTGTCGGCTGGCGCGGTCAAGACATGA